The Spea bombifrons isolate aSpeBom1 chromosome 7, aSpeBom1.2.pri, whole genome shotgun sequence genomic interval ATTTTAGagatgtcagtttttcttatatcggggggggggcataaggcatatcagggggcacagtggcatctcagtgacatataggggtaaaaggcatatcagaggcatggtggcatatcaagggtaaaagtcatatagggggctataaggcatatatgggggcagagtagcatataggggtataaggcatttctggggcagagaggcaagctgggggtgaggTGCGCATAACTgggcaaaaatagtttacatgaatatttactagtaaagctttttttggtattttttgggttcttgttaaaatatagctttaattattatgtcaggAAAATAAGGCAAATTGTGAAAtaccattgtgataaagagataagtGTTAATGgcacatcttaatgtaaattatatgtttttattttaaataaacgaaaaatttgcatagtTTGTTTTAcctgattaatcgaaaaaataatcgattatgaaaataatagtctagtctacatgcctaaatgcattgagttgctgccatatgattggctgatgagctatttgtgttaacaagcaattgaacagatgTACCTAATAACGTGGCCAGTGATtgtgcacgtgtgtgtgtgtgtgtgtatatatataccgtatttgctcgattataagacgaccccaaaatctgaatattaacttaggaaaaaaaaagaaaaagcctgaatataagacgaccctaaaggaaaaaagttttatcagtaaatgttaattcatgtaaactattttttttaataaaagctatgattgagaaaaatattttttgtttttatttccttgtattttccaacctgtcccccagttacgcacatctgcccccaggcttgccactccaatatggcactgtggcccatgatatgccttttaaccctctatatgccactgtgccccatggtatgccttttgaccccctatgtgccactctgcctccagaaatgccttatacccctatatcccattctggcatttagggggttaaaatgcatattatggggcagagtggcatatagggaggtgtaaggcattccaggaggcagagtggcattaaggaggttaaaaggcattgtatagagcactctgcctccagaaatgccttatacccctatatgccactctggcatttagggggttaaaaggcatattatggggcagagtggcatatagggaggtataaggcatttcaggaggcagagtgctctattaaatgcccccttaatgccactctgcctcctgaaatgccttatacctccctatatcccactctgccccataatatgccttttaaccccctaaatgccagagtgccatataggggtataaggcattccagaaatgccctatgcccccatttaacacacatttaactaacacaaactctctctctcccacccctctctctctcccctctcacctccctctgctctctctctcccctctcacccccctctatttgaggtctggttagaagacgaccccgattacaagacgaggggtatttttcagagcatttgctctgaaaaaaacctcgtcttataatcgagcaaatacggtatatcagggcttgacaagtttgttttgaatctaggagccagcaaaaaaagttaggagccaggattttatttttaacgacAAAAATTAATGTCCCAAGGCAATCCCTCCCACTCTCCTtgaacacacacgcacacacacactatatatatatatatatatatatatatatatatatatatttaaaaaatatatatatattttttacgaTGTGAAGATCCTCTCCCAGTCACAaagaactcttctgtgagcccagCCCCCTTGAGCGTCAAGTCTTGAAAGAAGTGGGAAGAAGAGCCTCACTAAGGCACTGCCACTCAGCAGCACGGTGTGAGGTGGTAAGAccgctttaattttattagggGCCGGCTTACTTACACCGTGCTGCACGGTGACAAGGGCCAGTCTGGTCTtgctcacgcgggccgcacatTGAAGTCCGGCGGGCTGgacgttggacacccctgacctaggcgtcaggacaaaattctcagtcgccatggcgacctagGATTTGTCGAGCCCAGGGAGTCttggggtgcattggtaagtgggGGGATATCTAGGGACCAGAATGTCATATCAGGGAAGGGGCAGAAGGAAATTAAAGTAAGGtgtattatgaattaaggggggtgCACATGAAAAACCAAAAGCCATTTTAAGTTGCTATTTGcatataacctatgctgactaactgcataatggATACCAAACATGTTAGAATACAcatattcctgttcattagataagaTACTGTTTCACCATTccactttgtattttttctttaaaaataaattttcccttttctcaccaaacttttagggtgcggcctataatcgggccaatacgctctgtgtgtaatatatagatacacacacatatatatatatatatatatatatacacacacacacacatacacttactctgCACTACACACAATGGCTCTAGAACTATACCGCTGAAAGGAGAGCTGCCTTGATGCTGCCTCTTTAGCAGGCCTGGTACACTAGAACTGGGCATACACACCTGATCGCAACACAACACACAGATATCCaatacagctccctgggccagcCAGTGGAGATTAGAGGATTTCCCCGACTGGCCATGATGACCCCGCACAGAATAGTTAAGACAGTGGGGCAGGTACAAAGTACAGTGTCTGAAGATGGGAAACCCGAGAGGTATGCAATGGGGATATTTAACAGTGgcacatagaaaaatattaaaaaacaaatatcggTAGATAGACTAGTTAAATTTACCCAATGTTCCCAACACAAACTATAACTATTtgtaaacaaattaaacaagGAGAGGGATACTTGTTTTCGAGATGgagctaaaaatattttatgtgactGTGTCCTAGTGATATGTAGGCACTTGAAAATATCTGCACAATCTATCTCTGGTTTctgttgtttctatacacacTATTGGCAATTTCTGTTCTGGAACACTATGATACCCTCATATCCGTTctcagctcctagaaaagaaggaCTGTGGGGGAAGAAAGGATCTAGGACTGGGACACGTTGCTGGTATGTTTTGTTCTCCTCATATTGTATCTTTGTCTACATTTCTCTCCGAAACTCAGAACAATTGCAATACGCTGAGGGGACAACCTTTCATCCATGATTAGCTTCCTGCACTGGATGAGCTTGCAAccttctactactaccaccaCCTTTTGTGTAACACTATCACCAGAAACACTAAATAAGATACCAATTataattagttttatttgttattggtTTTTGTATTGCCACCAGGTGACCCCAGAATGTTTATTGCATATAGGTGGTAAACATATGCAGGTGGAATTCCTGGGATCATTCCAATTCATCCTCATCACTCTCGCTGTCAGAGACGGAGTCTTCATGAGGTGTACATGCATAACAGAAGCGCTTCATATCTCTCCAGCACTGCCTGCAGTATACTGTGCCACAGTCTGCTATCTCGCACACATACGAGTCCTTGGTTTCACTAGAACTGCACACAATACAGCGTCTGCGAATGAACGGGCGCATCCAGCTCAAATAACGGTGCAGGGTAGAAGCAAAGCTTTTCAGCCCAAGTCTGTTCGCTCTGGCCCTGCGGATGAtctgtttcctttttatttctgcGTATGCAGCCCGCTTCTTCAGGTGTTCGTTATAAAGGAACAGAACGCGCCGCTTTTCTCTCTTTGGAAAGAAGAAGGCAGCAATCACTCTGCGGAGACGGCCAATATACACCTGGACAAAGCAGAGCGACAGGAGTCCGACCACAGGAAGGCAAGACCACAGATAGCCCTCAACTGACATCCGAATCGGATTTAATAGACACATGGTGTTATTACTCAGGTGCATGGTGGCAGAAGAGCTGTTGAGGTTACCAATCGTACGCCTTAATATCTTGGAAATAAAAGTATCACCTCCAACCAGGACCTCCAGTTTGTGGTGACTGGAGAACACATACGAGATGTGCGAATGTTTCCGGATAATCTGGAATAGGTGATAAAGGATCCAGTCTGTAGTTAAGGCTAAGATGAGGAAGGTGAGCATGGGAACACACTGGAAAAACTCCATCATTGTTGTCTTCATCTCAAGGTCCTGAACCGCTGGATTCCAGGGAAACACAAAGCTCTTGCGCTCTCCCTTCCTCAGGGGTAGAAGGTGTCTCTTATTCCGTTTCCTCCTGCGAGCATCAATCTGCCTGAAGTAGGTTGTTACATAGGCGTTATCAAACCTAATGTTGGTGTTGTACTGGTGGCAATACTTGTAGGCAGAGATAAAGATGAAAACAAATGTGCAGGAAATGACAACACGGACAAAGGACCCAACCTTCCTCATACCTAACTTCTTCTGCTCTAATGTCTCTGTAATCTCCTCTGTGATCTCCTTTTTAGAAATGTTCATGCCAAGAAACATGCTTTGTTCTTGTTTAACGATTGCTATTTTGCTAGCAAAGCCATCGTCCATTCCATTCATAGTCGCATTGACCTTATCATAGATTGTTCCAAAATTGGCTTCCATAGGGATCTTCTTCTTGCACCATGTATTTACAACATTCATGATATTGCACAAAAATTTGAATTGCATAGGAAGGCACAAGAGATGGTTAAGGACAGGTAGGGGAATGGCCTTCATACAATCGTCATGTTTCTTGGCAAACCACTCACGGCATTTCTCAATACCTTTTTCAATAACGAACTCACAGCGCAGCATAGACTTCAGGTTGAACTTCTGCAGAGTGTCAAGAGTCTTGTTTTCCTCTTttgtctccttttctttctgttccTCAAGCTTTTTATCATAGCCTTCAGAGCTCTGCACCTCAGAATCTGTCTccttaaaaacagattttatgCCGCTGGTGTCATTTTTAAGTTCTTTTGCCCCTTTTACCAAGTCTTCAATTATCTTTCTGAAAGGGTTTATAATAACTTTCCAGGACAACTTTGTGTGGTTTATCTGGAGCTCCACCGTGCACCCAATGGATTTtgcaacatcctccatgttatgCTGCAGGTTGCTGACAGGTCCATCAAAAATAGACTCTAGTACATACATCACCAGGTAAGCACGGCCTtctttgcccaaaatatttggTGCCATCATGATTGTGGCACAGCGAAAGTGAGAAGATGTACCCCATCCGATGGCAAAGGTTCCTGATATCCCATATAGAAGGTTTATCTTATTTTCTTGATATAGATTCATTGGATGTACCAACAAAAAGTAGATTCCAGTGCCAATCATACCCCCAGCTCCAGCACCAAGGAAGAATTTTGTCATGAAAAATTCATTCGGGTCACTGAAAAGGAATCTAAGACAGAACATGGGCATGGCAAAGGTCAGGAACCGTTTGATAGTGGAATTCGGTCGCTTTCGCTTGAATAAgcggcggctgctcctcctcCTCATAGGTttgcttccactcttctgggtcATCTCTCTTTCAAATTCGTCTCCTTCAATCTCCTCCTCTTCCACCTCCTTCTCTTCtatctcctcctcttccatatTAACGTTTTTCCACATCTTAAATCTATCTATATTCAGATATGGGGGGTCTTGCAGTAGTCACGACTTCACACTCCAAACACTAACTGCAGACTGGAATGGTCTGTGGAAATCACACTGACTACTGCACAGctactgtgacatcacaaagagGCCCTCAGTGAACACACAATGGCTCATTAGCATATTCCGACCAGTAAAATAAGTGGCTGTAGTAACATTAAACAATCTGAACATAAGATTTATCACCACTGTGGGGAAATCCCTGAATTTATAGGGCATTAACACATATTCACAAATGAATCCGTATGAGCCCTGCCAACGGCCATCTCACAATTTGAATCTATAAAAACCACACAGAAAATGATATCTAAACAATGAATTGTATCTTTGTGAGTTATGTTGTAAAATGAAGAAATTGTGATTTCcaaaagcatttttatatttttactcatTTTCACAATACTCATTTTCACAGATGTGATGAAGCAAGAATCATcatgaaatatattaatgtcCCCGAATGTAAAATGGGTCATCATGTTGTGCTTGCAGAGCAATCAGTAGTTGCAGAAGACaaccagaacaaaaaaatatatttaaaatataaaatgattagaaCAGCTGGACAGATGTGTATTATTAAGTACGTTACAGCTGCAGCATAGATGTATCTTTCATATAATATCAGAGAGTTAGGAAGAATAACTTACATGTCATTGTGTAGAAGGTATAGCGCTAGAAGCTGACTGTACACCTGGGGTGTTGCAATACCTCCTGGAGCCTGAACAGACATAATGCAGTTTTAAaccataatgtaaatatatgtgcacTTGACAGAAAAACAACATCAGCCCAGAATCACCTAGAGAAAATAAAACTACTAATGCCACTAGAGGTAACGCAGTTCCAGACATGATGTCACACTTAAACGTACACAAAAGACGTAGAGCGcttcactatatactatatacacgaGAGTATTCTGTAGCTAAATGCATCTAAACACAGCCCATGAAATCAGCAGCGTTACCACCGATTTGCAACCATAGCTCCCGATCTGCCACCCACCGGAGTACAGCTACGGTAGAGAACCGCCGTCCTGCCAGCTCCCTTACGTATAATGAAGGAACACTAAACGCCTCACCTCAAGTTCCTGCTCCTCGCACTGCTCCAACAACCTCTGGAAGGAGACCGGGTTTTCCGCCATCACGGCCACTGGCATTTTCCCCGCAAGCCCACAGGGCCTCCCGTCTAGAACCACTGACACCGGTCTTCCTCTTCCGGGTTCAAACCCGTCAATGTAGCCAAAGTCAGAGTTGTTCTAACTACTAGAGACCAAAGTGCAAATACATGCCCGTCTTTCAACGGTAGCCATTTTGTTGGTGTCGCTTCCGTTCTAGTGCTTTCAGTGCATGCAAGGGAAGCGTACGACTACGTACTATCGTGTGGGCCGGGGGGTTGCTTGCAGACACTGGGGCGCGCAATGTTTCGCTGCTAGTGCTTCCCCGGTAGACTGCAAATTGCCTTTTAGCTCAATTCTAAACGGGCTAACGTCTCATCAAACGAAAAGTGAGAGGGACGAGAGGCTCTGCAATGTGTATCATCTGGTTACATAAATCAAAGGGCTGGGGAATAAATGATTCCAGTAGAAAGGACGGTGAAGATAAATTTGGCCGAGATGGTTGCTTTGATATACGCAACTATCCTATGCAACGGACAGTTAAACACAATGTTACCTCTATTGATACCTCTTTggagtttgtgtgtgtacacacacacatacatagatacaaatatatgtatatatattcacatagatatatatatatatttgagtaCAATTATCCTTCATTTACAATGTTCAACCAAAGAATAAACGTTACTA includes:
- the LOC128501676 gene encoding E3 ubiquitin-protein ligase DCST1-like, which translates into the protein MWKNVNMEEEEIEEKEVEEEEIEGDEFEREMTQKSGSKPMRRRSSRRLFKRKRPNSTIKRFLTFAMPMFCLRFLFSDPNEFFMTKFFLGAGAGGMIGTGIYFLLVHPMNLYQENKINLLYGISGTFAIGWGTSSHFRCATIMMAPNILGKEGRAYLVMYVLESIFDGPVSNLQHNMEDVAKSIGCTVELQINHTKLSWKVIINPFRKIIEDLVKGAKELKNDTSGIKSVFKETDSEVQSSEGYDKKLEEQKEKETKEENKTLDTLQKFNLKSMLRCEFVIEKGIEKCREWFAKKHDDCMKAIPLPVLNHLLCLPMQFKFLCNIMNVVNTWCKKKIPMEANFGTIYDKVNATMNGMDDGFASKIAIVKQEQSMFLGMNISKKEITEEITETLEQKKLGMRKVGSFVRVVISCTFVFIFISAYKYCHQYNTNIRFDNAYVTTYFRQIDARRRKRNKRHLLPLRKGERKSFVFPWNPAVQDLEMKTTMMEFFQCVPMLTFLILALTTDWILYHLFQIIRKHSHISYVFSSHHKLEVLVGGDTFISKILRRTIGNLNSSSATMHLSNNTMCLLNPIRMSVEGYLWSCLPVVGLLSLCFVQVYIGRLRRVIAAFFFPKREKRRVLFLYNEHLKKRAAYAEIKRKQIIRRARANRLGLKSFASTLHRYLSWMRPFIRRRCIVCSSSETKDSYVCEIADCGTVYCRQCWRDMKRFCYACTPHEDSVSDSESDEDELE